The Rhodocytophaga rosea genome has a segment encoding these proteins:
- the upp gene encoding uracil phosphoribosyltransferase has translation MFTLTSSPSVACQFIAELRDVRIQQDSMRFRKNMERLGELLAYEVSKAMRYEKSSVTTPLGNSETWALSEQPVLATVLRAGLPLFQGFMNFFDRAESAFIGAYRSTPDAQYSFDIELNYIAAPNLNNKNLILIDPMLATGKSIVKAKQALLKYGLPKQIHIVAAIASRQGVEYVSAHLPDCHLWVGAVDEEMNHKSYIVPGLGDAGDLAFGEKL, from the coding sequence ATGTTTACACTTACCAGTTCACCTTCTGTGGCTTGCCAGTTTATTGCTGAATTGCGGGATGTACGCATTCAGCAGGATAGTATGCGATTCCGAAAAAATATGGAGCGCTTAGGCGAATTGCTGGCGTATGAAGTTTCAAAGGCGATGCGGTATGAAAAAAGTAGTGTAACCACTCCTTTGGGTAATTCCGAAACCTGGGCACTATCCGAACAACCGGTACTAGCTACGGTATTACGGGCCGGATTACCCCTTTTTCAGGGATTTATGAATTTTTTCGATAGAGCTGAAAGCGCTTTCATTGGCGCATATCGAAGCACACCAGATGCTCAGTATTCCTTTGACATAGAGCTTAATTATATAGCTGCTCCCAATCTGAATAATAAAAACCTGATCCTAATAGATCCCATGCTGGCTACCGGTAAATCTATTGTAAAAGCAAAACAAGCCTTATTAAAATACGGGCTGCCTAAGCAAATCCATATTGTGGCAGCTATTGCCAGTCGGCAGGGTGTTGAGTATGTATCTGCCCATCTGCCAGATTGCCATTTGTGGGTAGGTGCTGTGGACGAAGAGATGAACCATAAATCTTATATTGTACCTGGACTGGGTGATGCCGGCGATCTGGCTTTCGGCGAAAAACTCTAA
- a CDS encoding GNAT family N-acetyltransferase, which translates to MEQAIIRKATEADKELVWKIIQAVIHTGDTYVFDPDTPKETMMAYWFAPGTFTFVAELNGNIAGTFVFRQNQPGLGSHVANAGYMVHPDFHGKGIGKQMAQASLEEARKAGFLAMQFNIVVSTNHNAKKLWDQMGFVTIGVLPKVFNHTKFGLVDAYVMHRFL; encoded by the coding sequence ATGGAACAGGCAATTATCAGAAAAGCTACTGAAGCAGATAAAGAACTGGTCTGGAAAATTATTCAAGCTGTGATACATACTGGAGATACGTATGTATTTGATCCGGATACGCCTAAAGAAACCATGATGGCGTATTGGTTTGCTCCAGGTACTTTTACTTTTGTGGCTGAGTTGAATGGGAATATAGCTGGTACTTTTGTTTTCAGGCAAAATCAGCCAGGTTTAGGGTCACATGTGGCCAATGCCGGGTACATGGTTCATCCTGATTTCCATGGGAAAGGTATCGGAAAACAAATGGCACAAGCCTCCCTGGAGGAAGCAAGAAAAGCAGGTTTTCTGGCCATGCAGTTCAATATTGTGGTCAGTACAAATCATAATGCCAAGAAGCTATGGGATCAGATGGGATTTGTGACTATCGGCGTACTTCCGAAAGTATTCAATCATACAAAGTTTGGCCTGGTAGATGCCTATGTGATGCATAGGTTTTTGTAA
- the rsgA gene encoding ribosome small subunit-dependent GTPase A, protein MNYTLMNLGFSSHFEQHFLPFQQQGFAVGRIATENKNQYTIFSESGILQGEVSGKLLFTANSPADFPKTGDWIVMSVFEQEQKAIIHEVLPRISTFSRKVTGKKVEEQIIAANINLLFIVQSLDANFNLRRLERYLVMAHESGAKPVIVLNKVDLCKNLTEKLTQVKQISQDTPVVALSGLKETGLEQLEPFMQPGVTIAFTGSSGVGKSTIINKLLGSAIQETSEVREVDAKGRHTTTRRELIVLPNGTILIDTPGMRELQLWNASEGLDDTFADIADLSSNCRFSDCTHTVEKGCAVIEAINQEELPMERYNSFMKLQKELAYLAVQQDQRSLLAIKQRDKRIHKQYRQIIRNKNRQ, encoded by the coding sequence ATGAATTATACATTAATGAATTTGGGGTTTTCATCCCATTTTGAACAACATTTTTTACCATTTCAGCAACAGGGTTTTGCAGTAGGCCGTATTGCAACAGAAAATAAAAATCAATACACTATTTTTTCTGAAAGCGGCATTTTACAAGGGGAAGTGTCTGGCAAACTTTTGTTCACAGCTAATTCTCCAGCTGATTTTCCTAAAACTGGAGACTGGATAGTAATGTCTGTGTTTGAACAGGAACAAAAAGCGATTATCCATGAAGTACTGCCCAGAATTTCAACTTTCTCCCGGAAGGTAACCGGAAAAAAGGTAGAAGAACAGATTATTGCGGCCAATATTAATTTGCTTTTTATTGTGCAGAGCCTGGATGCAAATTTTAATCTCCGGCGCCTGGAAAGGTATCTGGTAATGGCTCATGAAAGTGGCGCAAAGCCAGTAATTGTGCTCAATAAAGTTGACCTGTGTAAAAACCTGACCGAGAAACTTACTCAAGTAAAACAAATAAGTCAGGATACGCCTGTGGTAGCACTAAGCGGATTGAAGGAAACAGGCTTAGAACAATTAGAGCCATTTATGCAGCCGGGTGTTACTATTGCTTTTACTGGTTCATCAGGAGTAGGCAAATCTACGATCATCAATAAACTGTTAGGCTCAGCCATCCAGGAAACGTCGGAAGTGAGAGAAGTAGATGCAAAAGGCCGGCATACTACTACCCGGCGCGAATTAATTGTACTTCCCAATGGCACTATTTTGATTGACACACCAGGAATGCGGGAATTGCAGTTATGGAATGCATCTGAAGGCTTGGACGATACATTTGCGGATATTGCAGATCTGTCATCTAACTGCCGTTTTTCCGATTGCACACATACTGTAGAAAAAGGTTGTGCTGTGATAGAAGCCATTAACCAGGAAGAGCTTCCGATGGAGCGGTATAATAGTTTTATGAAACTGCAAAAAGAGTTGGCGTATTTAGCTGTACAACAAGACCAGAGAAGTTTGCTGGCCATTAAACAGAGAGACAAGCGTATACATAAGCAGTATAGACAGATTATCCGGAATAAGAACCGGCAATAG
- a CDS encoding tryptophan-rich sensory protein, giving the protein METLGNSSRNRIWRWAALVAVLVNIFFNYNMNANPPGGLTNAEVSARYPTLFTPAGYAFSIWGVIYLSFIGYIIFQLLPSQRKQHVYDVLAKPLIITSILSICWLFSFSYELLLLSVCIIVLMLFTAIVLFVRSKEAIQSGQVNKLISVPFALYAGWLSVATIANTSLWLTSMDWEGGSWGAIPWTMIMIGVAAVLGVVVSYKLKDIVFPSVVVWAIIAIYIARQNQEQTVATFALVTAIILAVWVIVNTIRLGKKPQIQPAV; this is encoded by the coding sequence ATGGAAACGCTAGGTAATTCATCCAGAAATAGAATATGGCGGTGGGCGGCGCTTGTGGCAGTACTGGTAAATATCTTTTTCAATTATAATATGAATGCAAACCCTCCAGGTGGATTAACCAATGCAGAAGTATCAGCCAGATATCCAACTTTGTTTACGCCGGCTGGGTATGCTTTTTCTATCTGGGGCGTAATTTATTTATCATTCATCGGATATATTATTTTTCAGCTCTTACCATCTCAGCGCAAACAACATGTATATGATGTGTTGGCTAAACCGTTAATCATTACCAGTATACTAAGTATCTGCTGGCTATTCAGTTTTAGTTATGAGTTATTGCTATTAAGTGTATGCATTATAGTATTGATGTTATTTACAGCGATCGTTCTGTTTGTCCGCTCTAAAGAAGCTATACAATCAGGTCAGGTAAATAAACTCATCAGTGTTCCATTTGCCCTATATGCCGGATGGCTTTCTGTAGCCACTATTGCAAATACATCTTTGTGGCTTACATCAATGGATTGGGAAGGTGGCTCGTGGGGTGCGATACCCTGGACAATGATTATGATAGGTGTAGCCGCTGTATTGGGCGTAGTGGTAAGTTATAAACTGAAAGATATAGTTTTTCCTTCGGTAGTTGTTTGGGCTATTATTGCCATTTATATAGCCCGCCAAAATCAAGAGCAAACTGTAGCTACCTTTGCACTGGTAACTGCCATTATTTTAGCTGTGTGGGTAATTGTGAATACAATAAGGCTAGGAAAAAAACCACAAATTCAGCCAGCAGTATAG
- a CDS encoding UDP-2,3-diacylglucosamine diphosphatase, with translation MFFASDFHLGVPDATSSLLREKRIVAWLEQVRSEAQIIFLVGDIFDFWFEYKHAIPKGHIRLQGKLAELTDSGIPVIFFSGNHDMWMFDYFTEQLNIPILREPRLFTINEKKILVGHGDGLGPGDKTYKLLKKVFASKLCQWLFARIHPNLGIAIANQWSRHSRITNNAKGEDKFMGEDEWLLAYCRETEQKEHHDFYIFGHRHLPLDIPINGNSRYINLGEWVHFNTYACFDGQNVELLTFS, from the coding sequence ATCTTTTTTGCTTCTGATTTTCATTTAGGCGTACCAGATGCAACAAGTAGCTTACTTCGTGAAAAAAGAATAGTAGCATGGCTGGAACAAGTCCGTTCAGAAGCACAAATTATATTTCTGGTAGGAGATATTTTTGATTTCTGGTTCGAATATAAACATGCCATACCTAAGGGTCATATCCGCTTGCAAGGCAAATTAGCTGAGCTGACAGATAGTGGTATTCCCGTTATTTTTTTCTCAGGAAACCATGATATGTGGATGTTCGATTATTTTACTGAGCAACTCAACATTCCTATTTTGCGGGAACCTAGGCTATTTACAATAAATGAAAAAAAAATTCTGGTTGGACATGGCGATGGATTGGGACCAGGAGACAAAACTTATAAACTGCTGAAAAAGGTGTTTGCCAGTAAATTGTGTCAGTGGTTATTTGCCCGTATTCATCCTAATCTAGGTATTGCAATCGCCAACCAATGGTCAAGGCACAGTAGGATTACCAATAATGCTAAAGGAGAAGATAAGTTTATGGGAGAAGATGAGTGGCTTCTAGCCTACTGCCGGGAAACAGAGCAGAAAGAACACCATGATTTTTATATATTTGGGCACCGGCATTTGCCACTTGATATTCCCATAAATGGCAATAGCCGCTACATAAATTTAGGTGAGTGGGTGCATTTTAATACCTATGCCTGCTTTGATGGGCAAAATGTGGAGTTACTAACGTTTAGTTAA
- a CDS encoding LutC/YkgG family protein: MHSQQSKENILKKIRQALETSTKKPVPKPDFSASIYTQTNEDPSVTFAQIFTKNKGEFIFCEDEKEFLTNLELLLDKRNLRKVYVWEKALQVLLSKQNIAYSSTDNNFTSAEVGITLCECLIARTGCIMVSSGQMAGRRLGIYPHIHIVVAYSSQLLPDVKDGLQFLQNKYTLSLPSMINMIAGPSRTADIEKTLVLGAHGPKEIILFLIEG, translated from the coding sequence ATGCATTCCCAACAATCCAAGGAAAATATATTGAAAAAAATCAGGCAGGCACTGGAAACTTCTACAAAGAAACCAGTGCCAAAGCCTGATTTTTCTGCTTCTATCTATACGCAAACCAATGAAGATCCCTCTGTCACCTTTGCACAGATCTTTACCAAAAACAAAGGAGAATTCATTTTTTGCGAAGATGAAAAGGAGTTTCTAACCAATCTTGAGTTATTGTTAGACAAGCGTAATCTTAGGAAAGTGTATGTGTGGGAAAAAGCGCTGCAAGTACTGTTAAGTAAACAAAACATAGCTTATTCAAGTACAGATAATAATTTTACTTCAGCAGAAGTAGGAATTACTTTATGTGAATGTTTGATTGCACGGACTGGTTGTATAATGGTTTCTTCCGGACAAATGGCTGGCAGAAGACTAGGTATTTATCCGCATATTCATATTGTAGTGGCGTATAGCTCCCAATTGCTTCCTGATGTTAAAGATGGTTTACAGTTTTTGCAAAACAAGTATACCCTATCTCTGCCTTCTATGATTAATATGATTGCAGGCCCTAGCCGGACGGCTGATATTGAAAAAACTCTTGTATTGGGAGCACATGGACCGAAAGAAATTATATTATTTTTAATTGAAGGTTAA
- the ftsH gene encoding ATP-dependent zinc metalloprotease FtsH: MSDINKNKKKLLPKPPQRPGYQVWLIAGLLILILGVTYFNKSTSTIEVTQKRFENMLKSNDVAEITIVNEKAVEVTLKREAVDNEKYREELTSRGPFSPYQGPHYRFTIISAESFKTDLDALQKSLPEDDRIGYKVEQRSDITSFLLNWGILILMFFGLWLLMRRVTTGGPGGQIFNIGKSKAALFDAENKVKITFNDVAGLDEAKEEIKEIVEFLKNPSKFTNLGGKIPKGALLVGSPGTGKTLLAKAVAGEAAVPFFSLSGSDFVEMFVGVGAARVRDLFKQAKEKAPCIVFIDEIDAIGRSRGRGQMPGSNDERENTLNSLLVEMDGFATDSGVIILAATNRPDVLDSALLRPGRFDRQISIDKPDIVGREAIFKVHLKPIKLAADVEAKKLAAQTPGFAGAEIANVCNEAALIAARRNKTAVDMQDFQDAIDRVIGGLEKKNKIILPEEKKVVAYHEAGHAVAGWFLEHADPLVKVSIVPRGVAALGYAQYLPREQFLYNTEQLLDEMCMTLGGRAAEDIVFGKVSTGALSDLERITKMAYGMVTVYGMNDKIGNVSFYDSKQSEYNFNKPYSEATSQTIDEEVRNIITSAYERTKQLLQEKRKELEIIAQELLKKEIIFQSDLERLIGKRPFNTQTTYEAYTNGRAATNLGKDTDKLAEENAENMPAPPTPNPNPTL; the protein is encoded by the coding sequence ATGTCAGACATCAATAAAAACAAAAAAAAGCTACTCCCGAAGCCCCCTCAAAGACCGGGTTATCAGGTTTGGTTGATAGCAGGCTTACTTATCCTGATACTTGGAGTTACTTATTTTAATAAAAGTACGTCAACCATCGAGGTTACCCAGAAAAGATTTGAAAACATGCTGAAAAGCAATGATGTAGCGGAGATAACTATTGTGAACGAAAAAGCAGTTGAGGTTACTTTAAAAAGAGAGGCAGTAGACAATGAAAAATACCGTGAAGAATTAACCAGCAGAGGTCCTTTTTCTCCTTATCAAGGCCCTCATTATAGGTTTACTATTATTTCTGCAGAATCTTTTAAAACGGATCTGGATGCCTTGCAAAAATCATTGCCAGAGGATGACCGCATAGGTTACAAAGTGGAACAAAGATCCGATATTACCAGCTTTTTACTTAACTGGGGTATTCTGATACTTATGTTTTTCGGCTTATGGCTGCTGATGCGCCGTGTTACTACTGGCGGTCCAGGTGGTCAGATATTTAACATTGGCAAATCAAAAGCGGCCTTATTTGATGCTGAAAATAAAGTTAAAATTACTTTTAATGATGTAGCTGGTTTGGATGAAGCAAAAGAAGAAATTAAAGAAATTGTAGAATTCTTAAAGAATCCTTCCAAATTTACAAACTTAGGAGGAAAAATACCCAAAGGTGCTCTATTGGTAGGATCTCCTGGTACAGGTAAAACTTTATTGGCCAAGGCAGTAGCTGGTGAAGCAGCTGTGCCTTTCTTCTCTTTATCCGGTTCAGATTTTGTAGAAATGTTTGTGGGTGTAGGAGCTGCCAGGGTACGTGATTTATTTAAACAAGCTAAAGAAAAAGCGCCTTGTATTGTATTTATTGATGAGATTGATGCTATCGGACGTTCAAGAGGCAGAGGCCAGATGCCTGGCTCCAATGATGAACGTGAAAATACTTTGAATTCCTTACTGGTAGAAATGGATGGATTTGCAACGGATTCAGGGGTAATTATACTGGCTGCTACCAACCGTCCGGATGTACTGGATTCTGCTTTATTAAGACCAGGCCGTTTCGATCGTCAGATCAGTATTGATAAACCTGATATTGTAGGCAGAGAAGCTATTTTTAAAGTACACTTAAAGCCGATAAAACTAGCTGCAGATGTGGAAGCTAAAAAGCTAGCTGCGCAAACACCAGGTTTCGCTGGCGCTGAAATTGCCAATGTTTGTAATGAAGCAGCTCTGATTGCTGCCCGCCGCAATAAAACAGCTGTGGATATGCAGGATTTTCAGGATGCTATTGATCGGGTAATTGGTGGATTGGAGAAGAAAAATAAAATAATTCTTCCGGAAGAAAAGAAAGTGGTTGCCTATCATGAAGCCGGACATGCAGTAGCTGGATGGTTCTTAGAACATGCTGATCCCTTAGTGAAAGTGAGTATTGTGCCTCGTGGGGTTGCTGCCTTAGGATATGCCCAGTATCTTCCTCGGGAACAATTCCTTTACAATACTGAGCAATTGTTAGACGAAATGTGCATGACATTAGGAGGTAGAGCCGCTGAAGATATTGTATTTGGCAAAGTATCTACCGGTGCCTTAAGTGACCTCGAGCGTATTACGAAGATGGCTTATGGTATGGTAACCGTATATGGAATGAATGATAAGATTGGCAATGTATCTTTCTATGATTCCAAGCAGTCAGAGTATAATTTTAATAAGCCCTATTCTGAAGCCACTTCGCAGACAATAGATGAGGAAGTCCGCAATATTATTACCAGTGCCTATGAAAGAACCAAGCAATTATTGCAGGAGAAGAGAAAAGAACTGGAAATTATTGCGCAGGAATTGCTCAAAAAGGAAATTATATTCCAGTCGGATCTGGAGCGCTTAATAGGCAAACGTCCTTTCAATACTCAAACTACTTATGAGGCATATACCAATGGGCGGGCAGCTACTAACTTAGGAAAAGATACGGATAAGCTGGCTGAGGAAAATGCAGAAAATATGCCTGCTCCTCCTACTCCTAACCCGAATCCGACACTGTAA
- the rsfS gene encoding ribosome silencing factor — MIINKVNINSDELSELVVKGMQEKKALDIVVLNLKHIKNAVADYFVICSGNSDTQVDAITDSIEAEIYKLSSQDPWHKEGQENKEWILLDYVDVVAHVFKKDRRAFYALEDLWGDAQITYREQA, encoded by the coding sequence ATGATAATAAACAAAGTAAATATAAATTCTGACGAACTGAGTGAATTGGTAGTAAAAGGGATGCAGGAGAAGAAAGCTCTTGATATTGTTGTCCTGAATCTCAAACATATAAAAAATGCAGTTGCTGATTATTTTGTAATATGTTCTGGTAACTCTGATACACAAGTAGACGCCATCACTGATTCCATTGAGGCTGAGATATACAAATTAAGCAGCCAGGATCCGTGGCATAAAGAAGGTCAGGAAAATAAGGAATGGATATTGTTAGACTATGTGGATGTTGTGGCCCACGTTTTCAAAAAAGACCGCAGAGCATTTTATGCCCTAGAAGATTTATGGGGCGATGCACAAATTACTTACAGGGAACAAGCTTAA
- a CDS encoding biotin--[acetyl-CoA-carboxylase] ligase, whose product MPNTLFIGRKIIYLPSCHSTNDIAASLLKDKNVIEGTTVITDQQTAGRGQRGNTWEAEPGKNLTFSIVLKPSFLQASQQFSLNMVISLACLQFLSEYISEGIQIKWPNDLYYYDKKIGGILIESTIKNTMLDNIIAGIGLNINQEHFAEPRAISMTLINKQTYDLERLLTNLLTKIEHNYFKLKTGHLYYIQNNYLKNLYGYHKNRLFRTNIVFEGQIIGIDEIGRLGIETGGVVRYFFFKEVEFI is encoded by the coding sequence TTGCCCAATACTTTATTTATAGGCAGAAAAATAATTTATCTGCCATCCTGTCATTCCACCAATGACATAGCTGCTTCTTTACTAAAAGATAAAAACGTAATTGAAGGTACAACTGTTATAACTGATCAGCAAACAGCAGGCCGTGGCCAAAGAGGCAATACCTGGGAGGCTGAACCGGGAAAAAACCTTACATTTTCAATTGTGTTAAAACCCTCATTCCTACAAGCTTCTCAGCAGTTTTCTTTGAATATGGTGATCTCTCTAGCCTGCTTACAATTTTTATCTGAGTACATTTCCGAAGGCATACAAATTAAATGGCCCAATGATTTATATTATTACGATAAGAAAATCGGTGGCATTCTCATCGAAAGTACAATTAAAAATACTATGCTCGATAACATAATAGCAGGAATCGGACTAAATATCAATCAGGAACATTTTGCTGAACCCAGAGCTATCTCTATGACACTAATTAATAAGCAAACATATGATCTTGAACGCTTGCTCACTAATTTATTGACGAAGATAGAGCATAATTATTTTAAACTAAAAACAGGACACCTATATTATATACAAAATAATTACCTAAAAAATTTATATGGATATCATAAAAATAGACTTTTTAGAACAAATATAGTTTTTGAGGGCCAGATCATAGGAATAGATGAGATTGGCAGGTTAGGTATAGAAACAGGTGGTGTGGTACGCTATTTCTTTTTTAAGGAGGTTGAATTTATATAG